A single window of Nicotiana sylvestris chromosome 3, ASM39365v2, whole genome shotgun sequence DNA harbors:
- the LOC104240177 gene encoding uncharacterized protein isoform X2 translates to MCAAIAIWFSPVVSKFWREKIDGGGNGWTLTSYTYGYTLAVIVIILICHLLNSRLRFPVPAFQFREQPSARPHAESNSYPDVSPSSALSDVRITTVISELDLKNLIDDINMKFHANEKWEDVINRRTDRLSYYARCCKQKDAPLKYLSVTVFENCSVEMLRDFYMDNDFRKVWDKTLIEHKQLQVDTSSGIEIGLMIKKFPLLTPREYVLAWRVWEANDGSFYCFTKECEYPSAQRRKKYVRVGLFRSGWRIKKVSGRNACEIQMVHQEDAGLNVEMAKLAFAKGIWNYICKMDDALRQYSTLDHSQLTSDVSAVTLIQKVRGQCAAIIAYLE, encoded by the exons ATGTGCGCTGCGATTGCGATTTGGTTCTCACCAGTAGTATCAAAATTTTGGAGAGAAAAGATTGATGGAGGAGGAAACGGATGGACGCTGACTTCGTATACCTACGGTTATACCCTAGCTGTTATAGTGATCATACTGATATGTCATTTGCTAAACTCTCGTCTTCGATTTCCCGTACCCGCCTTCCAATTTAGAGAACAACCTTCTGCGCGTCCACATGCCGAATCCAACAGTTATCCTGATGTCTCTCCCTCTTCTGCTCTTTCTGATGTCCg GATCACTACAGTGATATCTGAACTAGATCTGAAGAATTTGATTGACGACATAAATATGAAGTTCCATGCTAACGAGAAATGGGAAGATGTCATTAACCGGAGAACAGATCGTCTTTCCTACTATGCACGGTGTTGTAAGCAGAAG GATGCACCTCTTAAATATCTAAGTGTAACTGTATTTGAGAATTGCTCTGTCGAGATGCTAAGAGATTTTTACATGGACAATGATTTCCGGAAAGTTTGGGACAAAACCTTGATTGAGCATAAGCAGTTGCAGGTGGATACTAGCAGTGGAATTGAAATTGGCCTCATGATAAAAAAGTTTCCGCTATTGACTCCAAGAGAGTACGTATTAGCTTGGAGAGTGTGGGAAGCCAATGATGGATCCTTCTACTGTTTTACCAAG GAATGTGAATATCCTTCGGCACAAAGAAGGAAGAAGTATGTCAGGGTTGGGCTCTTTAGATCTGGTTGGAGAATCAAGAAAG TTTCTGGTAGGAATGCCTGTGAGATCCAAATGGTACACCAAGAAGATGCTGGTCTGAATGTTGAAATGGCAAAACTAGCCTTTGCAAAGGGCATATGGAACTATATCTGTAAAATGGATGATGCACTTCGTCAATACTCTACCCTTGATCATTCTCAATTGACTTCAGATGTGAGTGCCGTCACGTTAATTCAAAAG GTACGAGGACAGTGTGCTGCTATTATTGCATACCTGGAGTAA
- the LOC104240177 gene encoding uncharacterized protein isoform X1 — translation MCAAIAIWFSPVVSKFWREKIDGGGNGWTLTSYTYGYTLAVIVIILICHLLNSRLRFPVPAFQFREQPSARPHAESNSYPDVSPSSALSDVRITTVISELDLKNLIDDINMKFHANEKWEDVINRRTDRLSYYARCCKQKDAPLKYLSVTVFENCSVEMLRDFYMDNDFRKVWDKTLIEHKQLQVDTSSGIEIGLMIKKFPLLTPREYVLAWRVWEANDGSFYCFTKECEYPSAQRRKKYVRVGLFRSGWRIKKVSGRNACEIQMVHQEDAGLNVEMAKLAFAKGIWNYICKMDDALRQYSTLDHSQLTSDVSAVTLIQKVPLGLDALNHTRSLINPETCTNSDYCCGVSHECSTREQTKEPLKNVVPNMLLLLGGAICMSRGLSNLGAKVAMACILSKLVKRNALRSKCLQRFSPIEVQRCEECRMTREDELQCASSNVTY, via the exons ATGTGCGCTGCGATTGCGATTTGGTTCTCACCAGTAGTATCAAAATTTTGGAGAGAAAAGATTGATGGAGGAGGAAACGGATGGACGCTGACTTCGTATACCTACGGTTATACCCTAGCTGTTATAGTGATCATACTGATATGTCATTTGCTAAACTCTCGTCTTCGATTTCCCGTACCCGCCTTCCAATTTAGAGAACAACCTTCTGCGCGTCCACATGCCGAATCCAACAGTTATCCTGATGTCTCTCCCTCTTCTGCTCTTTCTGATGTCCg GATCACTACAGTGATATCTGAACTAGATCTGAAGAATTTGATTGACGACATAAATATGAAGTTCCATGCTAACGAGAAATGGGAAGATGTCATTAACCGGAGAACAGATCGTCTTTCCTACTATGCACGGTGTTGTAAGCAGAAG GATGCACCTCTTAAATATCTAAGTGTAACTGTATTTGAGAATTGCTCTGTCGAGATGCTAAGAGATTTTTACATGGACAATGATTTCCGGAAAGTTTGGGACAAAACCTTGATTGAGCATAAGCAGTTGCAGGTGGATACTAGCAGTGGAATTGAAATTGGCCTCATGATAAAAAAGTTTCCGCTATTGACTCCAAGAGAGTACGTATTAGCTTGGAGAGTGTGGGAAGCCAATGATGGATCCTTCTACTGTTTTACCAAG GAATGTGAATATCCTTCGGCACAAAGAAGGAAGAAGTATGTCAGGGTTGGGCTCTTTAGATCTGGTTGGAGAATCAAGAAAG TTTCTGGTAGGAATGCCTGTGAGATCCAAATGGTACACCAAGAAGATGCTGGTCTGAATGTTGAAATGGCAAAACTAGCCTTTGCAAAGGGCATATGGAACTATATCTGTAAAATGGATGATGCACTTCGTCAATACTCTACCCTTGATCATTCTCAATTGACTTCAGATGTGAGTGCCGTCACGTTAATTCAAAAG GTTCCACTTGGATTGGACGCCTTAAACCACACAAGGAGCTTAATCAATCCAGAAACCTGCACAAATAGTGACTATTGCTGTGGAGTTTCACATGAATGCAGTACGAGGGAGCAAACAAAAGAGCCATTAAAGAACGTGGTGCCAAATATGCTGTTGCTCTTGGGTGGTGCAATCTGCATGTCTAGAGGGCTCTCTAACTTGGGAGCAAAGGTTGCCATGGCATGTATACTGAGTAAGCTTGTGAAGCGCAATGCTTTGAGAAGCAAATGCCTACAGAGATTTAGCCCGATAGAGGTTCAGAGATGTGAAGAATGTAGGATGACTCGTGAAGATGAGCTCCAGTGTGCCTCCTCAAATGTCACCTATTGA